From Salvia splendens isolate huo1 chromosome 3, SspV2, whole genome shotgun sequence, a single genomic window includes:
- the LOC121796549 gene encoding uncharacterized protein LOC121796549: MHTRSQGTPPFGLLCYQRRKGSGSSAGFEIQQDSPSPIRDNPLFESSDSDPEAELMADNNNNNAVPPPGGRFGDTLRSGVDFLGEFAYANDNVNIPPHYISLVNGGNLFHGRDDEDPMSHLNAFYELTNSHRPPNVDHHQIKRALFPFSLRDKARAWYDSIPGYNIATFQELKMLFLLEYNSPMKIEKLREEITIFRQKYDESFAEAWKRFTELLRKCPSHGLAPGHELLKFYKGLNNEGTGLVTAGSNGNLDDLTHEEVRALFQRLANNQRNWHNPRRAAEKGGDTFGATKDPERVSAIEAQLADISTQMSSMTKAVKSLQLNPQPQAVTVMKCGLCQGGHHTDQCPSLQGPPTEDVNYIGNNGQGFNQGNQYSNQQNWRPHQSNWNQSGPSNNSGNQWRTNTQPPGYEKKPSVEDQLGQILSFMTKSQKENESFKERTVEKFGQMEATLRNLETQIGQIATASHTRIPNAIPSDTVPNPKGFEQCKAVKLRSGKDLESPIMLDAQNGSNILYAGADKLFGSQTSHAGADEGIEWATTEARECQQEKEESTMSDIHKKNPLSPAMDPKCPFNFLDFIPPPPFPVENKKKGRKIIQEKGLDWMMNIIRKVNVDVSLVDLFLHFPKFSKFFKDLIAKKEKIQDDGVVILSAFCSQFVKGKMSAKRRDPGSCVIPCEMGDKEFPKCLLDQGSGISLMALKTARSIGLEARIEPIDIDLQLADHSIVKPKGIIEDVLVKVDRFVLPVDFIVLEMEEDKDMPILFGRPFLATGDVVIETKTNTVMFRVDGENVVIKQEKAGKRLLEPG; the protein is encoded by the coding sequence ATGCACACGAGATCTCAGGGTACACCGCCTTTCGGAttactctgttatcaaagaaggaAAGGGTCAGGAAGTTCAGCCGGGTTTGAAATTCAACAGGATTCGCCGAGTCCAATCAGAGATAACCCATTGTTTGAGAGTAGTGACAGTGATCCAGAAGCTGAGTTGATGGCCGACAATAATAACAACAACGCTGTCCCACCACCTGGAGGAAGGTTCGGTGACACTCTTAGGTCGGGAGTCGACTTTCTAGGAGAATTCGCCTACGCGAATGACAACGTGAACATTCCTCCTCATTACATTAGCTTGGTGAACGGGGGAAATCTCTTCCATGGGCGAGACGATGAGGATCCGATGAGCCACCTCAACGCGTTCTATGAATTGACGAACTCTCATCGACCCCCGAATGTGGACCATCATCAGATTAAGAGGGCCTTATTCCCTTTCTCACTGAGGGATAAAGCACGGGCGTGGTATGATTCTATTCCGGGATACAACATAGCCACATTCCAAGAGTTGAAGatgttgttcctcttggaatATAACTCTCcgatgaagattgagaagttgagagaggagatcactATCTTCCGACAGAAATATGATGAGTCTTTTGCGGAAGCGTGGAAGAGGTTCACTGAATTGCTTAGGAAATGCCCGAGCCATGGTCTTGCTCCAGGGCATGAGCTACTCAAATTCTACAAGGGACTCAACAATGAAGGCACAGGACTAGTTACTGCAGGTTCTAATGGAAACCTGGATGACTTAACGCATGAGGAGGTGAGAGCCTTATTCCAAAGGTTGGCTAACAATCAACGGAACTGGCACAACCCAAGGAGAGCAGCGGAGAAAGGAGGAGACACATTCGGTGCTACAAAGGATCCAGAGAGAGTATCTGCAATTGAAGCTCAATTGGCAGATATAAGCACCCAGATGTCTTCAATGACGAAAGCAGTGAAATCTCTTCAACTGAATCCTCAACCTCAAGCAGTGACTGTGATGAAGTGTGGACTGTGCCAAGGTGGACACCATACGGATCAATGTCCAAGTCTTCAAGGGCCACCAACGGAGGATGTGAACTACATTGGTAACAATGGCCAAGGGTTTAACCAAGGCAACCAATACAGCAATCAGCAGAATTGGAGGCCTCATCAATCGAACTGGAATCAAAGTGGTCCTAGCAACAACTCGGGGAACCAATGGAGGACAAACACTCAACCCccgggttatgagaagaagccatcGGTAGAAGATCAATTGGGACAGATACTCTCCTTCATGACcaagagtcaaaaggagaatgaGAGCTTCAAAGAAAGGACGGTAGAGAAGTTTGGTCAGATGGAGGCTACATTGAGGAACCTCGAGACTCAAATTGGGCAGATTGCTACAGCATCTCACACAAGAATTCCTAATGCTATCCCGAGTGATACGGTGCCCAATCCTAAAGGTTTTGAACAGTGCAAGGCAGTTAAGTTAAGAAGTGGGAAGGATCTTGAGTCTCCAATCATGCTAGATGCACAAAATGGCTCGAACATCTTGTACGCAGGGGCGGACAAGTTGTTTGGCTCACAAacctcgcacgcaggggcggacgagggGATTGAGTGGGCTACTACCGAAGCTAGGGAATGtcaacaagaaaaagaagagtcAACCATGAGTGATATCCATAAGAAGAATCCACTAAGTCCGGCAATGGACCCGAAGTGTCCATTTAATTTTCTAGATTTTATCCCGCCACCACCTTTCCCAGTCGAGAATAAGAAGAAGggtaggaaaataattcaagagaAAGGACTCGATTGGATGATGAACATTATCAGGAAAGTTAATGTAGATGTGTCCCTGGTGGATTTGTTCCTACATTTTCCTAAATTCTCCAAGTTTTTTAAGGATCTTATTGCGAAAAAGGAGAAGATACAAGACGATGGTGTGGTGATATTGAGCGCATTTTGCTCACAATTTGTGAAGGGAAAGATGTCGGCAAAGAGAAGAGACCCTGGAAGCTGTGTGATCCCATGTGAGATGGGAGATAAGGAGTTCCCAAAGTGCCTACTTGATCAAGGCTCGGGAATATCATTGATGGCTCTGAAAACCGCACGGTCAATCGGTCTAGAAGCGAGGATTGAACCAATCGACATTGACCTACAATTGGCGGATCATTCAATTGTGAAACCAAAAGGTATCATCGAGGATGTCTTGGTGAAGGTTGATAGATTTGTACTCCCGGTTGACTTCATTGTCCTAGAGATGGAAGAGGACAAGGATATGCCTATCCTATTTGGTAGGCCATTTTTAGCAACCGGTGATGTTGTGATAGAGACCAAGACAAATACGGTCATGTTTCGAGTAGATGGAGAGaatgtggtgatcaagcaagagAAGGCGGGGAAGCGCCTATTGGAGCCTGGATAG
- the LOC121796551 gene encoding uncharacterized protein LOC121796551 codes for MHTRSQGTPPFGLLCYQRRKGSGSSAGFEIQQDSPSPIRDNPLFESSDSDPEAELMADNNNNNAVPPPGGRFGDTLRSGVDFLGEFAYANDNVNIPPHYISLVNGGNLFHGRDDEDPMSHLNAFYELTNSHRPPNVDHHQIKRALFPFSLRDKARAWYDSIPGYNIATFQELKMLFLLEYNSPMKIEKLREEITIFRQKYDESFAEAWKRFTELLRKCPSHGLAPGHELLKFYKGLNNEGTGLVTAGSNGNLDDLTHEEVRALFQRLANNQRNWHNPRRAAEKGGDTFGATKDPERVSAIEAQLADISTQMSSMTKAVKSLQLNPQPQAVTVMKCGLCQGGHHTDQCPSLQGPPTEDVNYIGNNGQGFNQGNQYSNQQNWRPHQSNWNQSGPSNNSGNQWRTNTQPPGYEKKPSVEDQLGQILSFMTKSQKENESFKERTVEKFGQMEATLRNLETQIGQIATASHTRIPNAIPSDTVPNPKGFEQCKAVKLRSGKDLESPIMLDAQNGSNILYAGADKLFGSQTSHAGADEGIEWATTEARECQQEKEESTMSDIHKKNPLSPAMDPKCPFNFPDFIPPPPFPVENKKKGRKIIQEKGLDWMMNIIRKVNVDVSLVDLFLHFPKFSKFFKDLIAKKEKIQDDGVVILSAFCSQFVKGKMPAKRRDPGSCVIPCEMGDKEFPKCLLDQGSGISLMALKTARSIGLEARIEPIDIDLQLADHSIVKPKGIIEDVLVKVDRFVLPVDFIVLEMEEDKDMPILFGRPFLATGDVVIETKTNTVMFRVDGENVVIKQEKAGKRLLEPG; via the coding sequence ATGCACACGAGATCTCAGGGTACACCGCCTTTCGGAttactctgttatcaaagaaggaAAGGGTCAGGAAGTTCAGCCGGGTTTGAAATTCAACAGGATTCGCCGAGTCCAATCAGAGATAACCCATTGTTTGAGAGTAGTGACAGTGATCCAGAAGCTGAGTTGATGGCCGACAATAATAACAACAACGCTGTCCCACCACCTGGAGGAAGGTTCGGTGACACTCTTAGGTCGGGAGTCGACTTTCTAGGAGAATTCGCCTACGCGAATGACAACGTGAACATTCCTCCTCATTACATTAGCTTGGTGAACGGGGGAAATCTCTTCCATGGGCGAGACGATGAGGATCCGATGAGCCACCTCAACGCGTTCTATGAATTGACGAACTCTCATCGACCCCCGAATGTGGACCATCATCAGATTAAGAGGGCCTTATTCCCTTTCTCACTGAGGGATAAAGCACGGGCGTGGTATGATTCTATTCCGGGATACAACATAGCCACATTCCAAGAGTTGAAGatgttgttcctcttggaatATAACTCTCcgatgaagattgagaagttgagagaggagatcactATCTTCCGACAGAAATATGATGAGTCTTTTGCGGAAGCGTGGAAGAGGTTCACTGAATTGCTTAGGAAATGCCCGAGCCATGGTCTTGCTCCAGGGCATGAGCTACTCAAATTCTACAAGGGACTCAACAATGAAGGCACAGGACTAGTTACTGCAGGTTCTAATGGAAACCTGGATGACTTAACGCATGAGGAGGTGAGAGCCTTATTCCAAAGGTTGGCTAACAATCAACGGAACTGGCACAACCCAAGGAGAGCAGCGGAGAAAGGAGGAGACACATTCGGTGCTACAAAGGATCCAGAGAGAGTATCTGCAATTGAAGCTCAATTGGCAGATATAAGCACCCAGATGTCTTCAATGACGAAAGCAGTGAAATCTCTTCAACTGAATCCTCAACCTCAAGCAGTGACTGTGATGAAGTGTGGACTGTGCCAAGGTGGACACCATACGGATCAATGTCCAAGTCTTCAAGGGCCACCAACGGAGGATGTGAACTACATTGGTAACAATGGCCAAGGGTTTAACCAAGGCAACCAATACAGCAATCAGCAGAATTGGAGGCCTCATCAATCGAACTGGAATCAAAGTGGTCCTAGCAACAACTCGGGGAACCAATGGAGGACAAACACTCAACCCccgggttatgagaagaagccatcGGTAGAAGATCAATTGGGACAGATACTCTCCTTCATGACcaagagtcaaaaggagaatgaGAGCTTCAAAGAAAGGACGGTAGAGAAGTTTGGTCAGATGGAGGCTACATTGAGGAACCTCGAGACTCAAATTGGGCAGATTGCTACAGCATCTCACACAAGAATTCCTAATGCTATCCCGAGTGATACGGTGCCCAATCCTAAAGGTTTTGAACAGTGCAAGGCAGTTAAGTTAAGAAGTGGGAAGGATCTTGAGTCTCCAATCATGCTAGATGCACAAAATGGCTCGAACATCTTGTACGCAGGGGCGGACAAGTTGTTTGGCTCACAAacctcgcacgcaggggcggacgagggGATTGAGTGGGCTACTACCGAAGCTAGGGAATGtcaacaagaaaaagaagagtcAACCATGAGTGATATCCATAAGAAGAATCCACTAAGTCCGGCAATGGACCCGAAGTGTCCATTTAATTTTCCAGATTTTATCCCGCCACCACCTTTCCCAGTCGAGAATAAGAAGAAGggtaggaaaataattcaagagaAAGGACTCGATTGGATGATGAACATTATCAGGAAAGTTAATGTAGATGTGTCCCTGGTGGATTTGTTCCTACATTTTCCTAAATTCTCCAAGTTTTTTAAGGATCTTATTGCGAAAAAGGAGAAGATACAAGACGATGGTGTGGTGATATTGAGCGCATTTTGCTCACAATTTGTGAAGGGAAAGATGCCGGCAAAGAGAAGAGACCCTGGAAGCTGTGTGATCCCATGTGAGATGGGAGATAAGGAGTTCCCAAAGTGCCTACTTGATCAAGGCTCGGGAATATCATTGATGGCTCTGAAAACCGCACGGTCAATCGGTCTAGAAGCGAGGATTGAACCAATCGACATTGACCTACAATTGGCGGATCATTCAATTGTGAAACCAAAAGGTATCATCGAGGATGTCTTGGTGAAGGTTGATAGATTTGTACTCCCGGTTGACTTCATTGTCCTAGAGATGGAAGAGGACAAGGATATGCCTATCCTATTTGGTAGGCCATTTTTAGCAACCGGTGATGTTGTGATAGAGACCAAGACAAATACGGTCATGTTTCGAGTAGATGGAGAGaatgtggtgatcaagcaagagAAGGCGGGGAAGCGCCTATTGGAGCCTGGATAG
- the LOC121794897 gene encoding putative methylesterase 11, chloroplastic, whose amino-acid sequence MGNSLACFSPSTVSKSPPKELHPPWISPSAPHTRSRKSATSSSSPPAMKASNVFDESYIKQQAQIASMLYHHHLQNNGGDLLLQLDRSVSTKYPPPFSSSKKLPRRSRSVSSSTPLSSMHLPNLQDAARNDGKEKKKHFVLVHGGGFGAWCWYKIIALLKEANCEVDAIDLTGSGANFCDITSIKTIAQYAKPLIDFLANLADDKEVILVGHDVGGVCMSYAMEMNPSKVSRAVFVAATMLSNGHSALDVFSKQASLTEQNQRAQKFVYGNGKKQLPTAMEYDKSLLEDFLFNQTPSKDVALASVSMRAVPFAPVTEKLCLSAEKYGSIPRFYVKTDYDFAIPEPLQEAMIQSDPPKRVFQLKGADHSPFFSKPQALLRLLLETSNTPQVKQGKEA is encoded by the exons ATGGGAAACTCTCTTGCATGCTTCTCTCCCTCAACAGTGTCCAAATCTCCACCAAAGGAGCTCCACCCTCCATGGATTTCCCCCTCAGCCCCCCatacaagatcaagaaaatcagccacatcttcttcttctcctccggCCATGAAAGCCTCGAATGTCTTCGATGAATCCTATATCAAGCAGCAAGCTCAGATTGCTTCCATGCTCTACCACCATCACTTGCAAAACAATGGAGGTGATCTCCTCCTCCAGTTGGACCGCTCTGTTTCGACCAAGTATCCACCTCCTTTTTCCTCTTCGAAGAAGCTTCCTAGGCGATCTCGCTCAGTCTCCAGTTCAACCCCTCTCTCTTCTATGCACCTCCCTAATCTCCAg GATGCTGCAAGAAATGATGGtaaagagaagaagaagcatTTTGTGCTGGTTCATGGTGGAGGTTTTGGGGCATGGTGTTGGTACAAAATCATAGCCCTTTTGAAAGAAGCCAATTGTGAAGTTGATGCCATAGACCTCACTGGCTCTGGTGCTAACTTTTGTGACATCACTTCTATTAAAACTATAGCTCAATATGCCAAACCCCTCATTGAtttcctagcaaatcttgctgATGACAAAGAG GTGATTTTGGTGGGACATGATGTAGGTGGAGTTTGTATGTCTTATGCAATGGAGATGAATCCTAGCAAAGTTTCAAGAGCTGTGTTTGTTGCTGCAACCATGCTCAGCAATGGCCATAGCGCCCTTGATGTCTTCTCCAAACAG GCATCCTTAACTGAGCAGAACCAACGTGCTCAGAAGTTCGTATATGGGAACGGGAAGAAACAGTTGCCAACTGCCATGGAGTACGACAAATCCCTCCTCGAAGATTTCTTGTTCAACCAGACTCCATCAAAG GATGTGGCATTGGCATCGGTATCCATGAGGGCTGTGCCGTTTGCACCAGTGACAGAGAAGCTCTGCCTTTCTGCAGAAAAATATGGTTCTATTCCAAGATTTTATGTCAAGACAGACTATGATTTCGCCATTCCAGAGCCACTGCAGGAGGCGATGATACAGTCGGATCCGCCTAAGCGAGTCTTCCAGCTCAAAGGCGCGGATCATTCGCCTTTTTTTTCGAAGCCTCAGGCGTTGCTCAGGCTTCTGTTAGAGACATCAAACACCCCACAAGTAAAGCAGGGGAAGGAGGCTTAG
- the LOC121794898 gene encoding UDP-glucuronic acid decarboxylase 6-like, with product MANQVSNGSNHVSTKPPPEPSPLRKAKFFQANMRILVTGGAGFIGSHLVDKLMQNEKNEVIVVDNYFTGSKDNLKQWIGHPRFELIRHDVTEPLLVEVDQIYHLACPASPIFYKYNPVKTIKTNVIGTLNMLGVAKRVGARILLTSTSEVYGDPLVHPQTEDYWGNVNPIGVRSCYDEGKRVAETLMFDYHRQHGIEIRIARIFNTYGPRMNIDDGRVVSNFIAQAIRDEPLTVQLPGTQTRSFCYVSDMVDGLIRLMEGNNTGPINIGNPGEFTMTELAETVKEMINPNVKIITVDNTPDDPRQRKPNITKANELLGWEPKIKLRDGIPLMEEDFRKRLEIPRKK from the exons ATGGCTAATCAAGTATCGAACGGAAGCAACCATGTGTCCACCAAGCCGCCTCCCGAGCCTTCGCCTTTGAGAAAAGCCAAATTTTTCCAG GCAAACATGAGAATTTTGGTTACTGGTGGAGCTGGATTCATTGGCTCTCACTTGGTCGACAAGCTGATGCAGAATGAGAAAAACGAA GTAATTGTTGTGGACAACTATTTCACTGGATCGAAGGACAACCTAAAACAATGGATTGGCCACCCGCGATTTGAGCTTATTCGACATG ATGTCACGGAGCCTTTACTAGTTGAAGTTGATCAGATTTACCATCTCGCCTGCCCAGCTTCCCCGATTTTCTACAAATACAATCCTGTCAAG ACGATAAAGACTAATGTGATTGGAACGCTAAACATGTTGGGGGTTGCCAAGCGTGTGGGAGCAAG AATTTTGTTGACCTCGACATCAGAGGTTTATGGCGATCCACTGGTGCACCCTCAGACCGAAGACTATTGGGGCAACGTGAACCCTATAG GTGTTAGAAGTTGTTATGATGAGGGGAAAAGAGTAGCAGAAACTCTAATGTTTGATTATCACAGACAGCATGGAATTG AGATACGGATTGCAAGGATCTTCAATACTTACGGACCCCGAATGAACATTGATGATGGCCGCGTTGTGAGCAATTTCATAGCTCAAGCAATACG TGATGAACCTTTGACAGTTCAGTTACCAGGAACTCAGACAAGAAGCTTTTGTTATGTTTCTGATATG GTCGATGGTCTTATCAGACTGATGGAAGGAAACAACACCGGGCCAATCAACATCGGCAATCCAG GTGAATTCACAATGACTGAGCTCGCAGAGACTGTGAAGGAG ATGATCAATCCGAACGTGAAGATCATAACCGTTGACAACACTCCAGATGATCCTCGCCAGAGGAAGCCTAACATCACAAAGGCCAATGAGCTGTTGGGCTGGGAGCCGAAGATCAAGTTGCGCGATGGTATCCCTCTTATGGAAGAAGATTTCCGCAAGAGGCTTGAAATTCCGAGGAAGAAGTGA